The Chroicocephalus ridibundus chromosome 3, bChrRid1.1, whole genome shotgun sequence genome has a segment encoding these proteins:
- the LOC134512454 gene encoding gallinacin-5-like, with the protein MQILPLLCAFLVLMLQGAAGLSRARGSPQDCERRGGFCSHGSCPPGIGRIGICSKQDFCCRSRWYP; encoded by the exons ATGCAGATCCTGCCTCTCCTCTGTGCTTTCCTCGTCCTGAtgctccagggagcagcag GGCTGTCCCGAGCTCGAGGATCACCCCAGGACTGTGAGCGCCGTGGGGGCTTCTGCTCTCACGGCTCGTGCCCTCCAGGGATCGGTCGCATTGGCATTTGCTCCAAGCAAGACTTCTGCTGTCGGAG CCGATGGTATCCCTGA
- the LOC134512453 gene encoding gallinacin-4-like, with protein MKIFCFLFALLLVIFHGAAGTGFARPRRPFLRCGYRGTFCIPGMCPHGNAYLGVCRSGYSCCKW; from the exons atgaaaatcttttgctttctctttgctctcctcTTGGTGATATTTCACGGAGCTGCAG gcacAGGCTTTGCACGACCTCGAAGACCTTTTTTGAGATGTGGGTATCGTGGGACTTTCTGCATCCCTGGGATGTGCCCTCATGGCAACGCTTATCTGGGGGTGTGCCGTTCAGGTTATTCTTGCTGTAAATGGTAA